In one Echinicola marina genomic region, the following are encoded:
- a CDS encoding phospho-sugar mutase, which translates to MTDASIKIKAQSWLESNIDQETKNQILALLNAEDQSELIDSFYKDLEFGTGGLRGVMGVGSNRMNVYTVGMATQGLANYLLACFPGEEIKVAITHDSRINNTLFADTTANVLTANGIKVKYFKEMRPTPMLSYAIRHYGCKSGVMITASHNPKEYNGYKAYWEDGGQIVAPHDKNIITEVQKIKSIDDVKWNKNENLIEYIGHEMDLSYLNDIKKFSLSPKAILNQRNMPIVFSPIHGASGKMVPAALKTFGFENIHVVKEQAEPDGNFPTVVYPNPEEAEALNLSLKLGKEVNAELVLACDPDGDRYAAAIPNEKGEFELLNGNQTGTLLTYYLLTMWSKRGHFTGDQYMVNTIVTTELIEEICKGFGIPCYRVLTGFKNIAAVIRELEGKKEFIGGGEESYGFLVGDAVRDKDGVSACATLAEVVAYYKERGMTLFDLLAEIYQEYGFYKEALISVTKKGKDGAEQIQQLMHDFRTNRPETINGIKVTKVLDVLESKLYNIEKGTTEELKLDKSNVIQFYLEDGSKISARPSGTEPKIKYYISVNEHLPNRDAYRAVEASLVKKIEGLKKFFE; encoded by the coding sequence AAACAAAAAATCAAATCCTAGCATTATTAAATGCGGAAGATCAATCAGAACTCATCGATTCATTTTATAAGGATTTAGAATTTGGGACAGGTGGATTGAGAGGCGTAATGGGCGTCGGTTCTAACAGAATGAATGTCTACACAGTAGGTATGGCCACACAAGGCTTGGCCAATTACCTGCTAGCTTGTTTTCCCGGTGAAGAAATAAAAGTAGCCATTACCCATGACTCTAGAATCAATAATACCCTTTTTGCCGATACTACCGCAAATGTGCTAACAGCCAACGGTATAAAAGTGAAGTACTTTAAGGAAATGCGCCCCACTCCCATGCTTTCCTACGCGATCCGTCATTATGGATGTAAAAGCGGGGTAATGATCACCGCTTCTCACAACCCAAAAGAATATAACGGCTATAAAGCATATTGGGAAGATGGAGGCCAAATAGTAGCCCCACATGACAAAAATATTATCACTGAGGTTCAGAAAATCAAATCTATTGATGATGTTAAATGGAACAAAAATGAAAACCTGATCGAATATATTGGTCACGAAATGGACCTTAGTTACCTGAATGATATCAAAAAATTCAGTTTATCTCCCAAAGCCATCCTGAACCAAAGGAATATGCCCATTGTCTTCTCTCCTATCCATGGCGCTTCTGGAAAAATGGTTCCGGCAGCACTCAAGACCTTCGGTTTTGAAAATATCCATGTGGTAAAAGAGCAAGCTGAGCCTGATGGCAACTTTCCCACTGTGGTTTATCCTAATCCTGAAGAGGCTGAAGCGCTCAACCTTTCCCTGAAACTAGGAAAAGAAGTCAATGCAGAACTGGTCCTTGCCTGTGATCCCGATGGAGACAGGTATGCCGCAGCTATCCCTAATGAAAAGGGCGAATTTGAACTGCTGAACGGTAACCAAACAGGCACACTCCTCACCTATTATTTGCTGACCATGTGGAGCAAAAGAGGACATTTTACAGGTGATCAATATATGGTCAATACCATTGTGACCACGGAACTGATCGAAGAAATCTGTAAAGGATTTGGTATACCTTGCTATAGAGTACTTACCGGATTTAAAAATATTGCTGCGGTAATCAGAGAACTGGAAGGCAAAAAAGAATTTATCGGTGGCGGTGAAGAAAGTTATGGATTTTTGGTAGGTGATGCTGTAAGGGACAAAGACGGCGTTTCGGCTTGTGCTACCTTAGCTGAAGTGGTAGCCTATTACAAAGAGCGTGGAATGACATTATTCGACCTATTGGCAGAAATATATCAGGAATATGGATTCTATAAAGAAGCGCTTATCTCCGTAACCAAAAAAGGTAAAGATGGTGCAGAACAAATCCAACAGTTAATGCATGACTTCAGAACCAACAGGCCAGAAACCATCAATGGCATCAAAGTCACCAAGGTCCTAGATGTACTGGAGAGCAAACTCTACAATATTGAAAAAGGCACTACCGAGGAATTAAAACTGGACAAGTCCAATGTAATACAGTTCTACCTAGAAGATGGTAGTAAAATTTCCGCAAGACCTTCCGGTACTGAACCTAAAATCAAATATTATATTTCGGTAAATGAACACCTTCCAAATCGCGATGCTTACAGAGCTGTGGAAGCATCTTTGGTTAAAAAAATAGAAGGTTTGAAAAAATTCTTTGAATAA
- a CDS encoding tRNA pseudouridine synthase A yields the protein MKSKPYTYLFRVQYLGFRYHGWQKQPGVKTVQEMLQRAFKGALGIEEFNILGSGRTDTGVSCLNGAFELFSAEPIEDLQKTLKSCNTFLPDDIRLLSAGEVGPQFNVIQDVVEKEYRFYFSYGTKPHPFSAPFTVVFPEKLDVALMREGAKLFEGTRDFRNFCTKPKPETIFKRFIDLAVIDELESPDSSWELCAPNYCFRVRGKGFLRNQVRIMMGALYDLGKGKMKLEELENALKGELEIGPISRKALPTGLVLYDVIYEK from the coding sequence ATGAAAAGTAAACCCTATACTTATTTATTTCGGGTACAATATTTAGGTTTTAGATACCATGGTTGGCAAAAGCAACCTGGCGTAAAAACCGTTCAGGAAATGCTCCAAAGGGCCTTTAAGGGGGCTTTGGGGATAGAGGAATTCAATATTTTGGGTTCTGGAAGAACGGACACTGGGGTGTCTTGCCTCAATGGAGCCTTTGAGCTTTTTTCTGCAGAGCCCATTGAAGATCTTCAAAAGACATTAAAAAGCTGCAACACTTTTTTGCCAGACGATATTCGACTGCTTTCGGCTGGGGAAGTCGGCCCACAGTTCAATGTCATCCAAGATGTGGTGGAGAAGGAATACCGGTTTTACTTTTCATATGGAACCAAGCCTCATCCATTTTCGGCTCCTTTTACAGTTGTTTTTCCTGAAAAGTTGGATGTTGCACTCATGAGGGAAGGAGCCAAGTTGTTTGAAGGGACGCGTGATTTCAGAAACTTTTGTACAAAGCCAAAGCCTGAAACCATTTTCAAGAGGTTTATTGATCTTGCAGTAATAGATGAATTAGAGAGTCCTGATAGTTCTTGGGAATTGTGTGCACCCAATTATTGCTTTCGTGTACGGGGAAAAGGTTTTTTGAGAAATCAGGTGAGGATAATGATGGGAGCACTTTATGATCTGGGGAAAGGAAAGATGAAATTGGAGGAATTAGAAAATGCACTGAAGGGTGAATTGGAAATAGGGCCTATAAGCCGCAAAGCATTGCCTACAGGATTGGTATTATATGATGTTATATATGAAAAATAA